The following proteins are co-located in the Panthera tigris isolate Pti1 chromosome F2, P.tigris_Pti1_mat1.1, whole genome shotgun sequence genome:
- the SLC10A5 gene encoding LOW QUALITY PROTEIN: sodium/bile acid cotransporter 5 (The sequence of the model RefSeq protein was modified relative to this genomic sequence to represent the inferred CDS: inserted 9 bases in 7 codons; deleted 1 base in 1 codon; substituted 6 bases at 6 genomic stop codons), with translation MAKPSIMRPGSIALTQTCYFPAFVLLLWFMTLGEARKSFLSVLNRAKTEKLFFTKNEEMVIRRSSXEXEWPDSSRLFLQLDDLKLLQVVTVTKTLXTGEDGDTNLTIQLWDSEGRQERLIQEVMLKSKCLNKAKMVFKALMCIDXNTLVLMLPTXAFGCNIELQMFQTVXNTPLPVILGKLGQLHNFFLRPFYGFLWTQNLVLXEAQHGFGFVMTYTCPGGXGVYFFVLLLDGDLLFVILVTSTLLALIMILANSYIYIXXAVRVTSRTFHVAVSKIVSILLFIIPTSVGIVHKCSIPEKANFLEGIIRPXSFILMFVGIYLTFRMFLEXNLEELSWDVLVPALGLLFGYNFVKIFVLPVLVCKIVAIESGIXSFLALPLFNSFSQSKADLASVAPFIVAMYSGCEMLLIFLLYKAKKRCILIIEDKRKKKSPGQTALLNSHSE, from the exons ATGGCTAAGCCTAGCATCATGAGGCCAGGAAGTATAGCCTTAACT CAAACTTGTTATTTCCCTGCCTTCGTCCTGCTTTTGTGGTTTATGACtctgggagaggcaaggaagtCATTTCTCAGTGTTCTGAATAGAGCAAAGactgaaaaactatttttcacaaagaatgaagaaatggtCATCAGAAGATCTAGTTAGG CTGAGTGGCCAGACTCCAGCCGTCTCTTTTTGCAATTAGATGATCTTAAACTGCTGCAAGTGGTGACTGTGACAAAAACCT TGACAGGTGAAGATGGAGACACAAATTTGACCATTCAACTATGGGATTCTGAAGGTAGGCAAGAAAGACTCATTCAAGAGGTAATGTTAAAGTCAAAGTGCCTAAACAAAGCAAAGATGGTCTTCAAGGCATTAATGTGTATTGACTGAAATACCCTAGTGCTTATGCTACCAAC TGCTTTTGGTTGCAATATTGAATTGCAGATGTTTCAAACAGTATGAAACACTCCTTTGCCAGTAATTCTTGGCAAATTGGGGCAattacacaatttttttcttaggcCATTTTATGGATTTCTTTGGACACAGAATTTGGTGTTATAAGAGGCACAACAT GGCTTTGGATTTGTAATGACCTACACATGCCCAGGAG GTGGGgtctatttctttgttctgcttcTAGATGGAGAtctcctttttgtcattttggtaACTTCAACATTATTGGCCCTGATAATGATACTTGccaattcttatatatatatatagtaggcTGTTAGGGTTACATCACGTACATTTCATGTTGCTGTTTCTAAAATTGTATCCATACTGCTTTTCATCATTCCAACATCAGTTGGAATAGTCCACAAGTGTAGCATACCTGAAAAAGCAAACTTCCTGGAGGGAATAATTAGAcc gagttttattttaatgtttgtaggGATTTATTTGACTTTCAGAATGTTTCTAG ATAACCTAGAGGAGCTTTCATGGGATGTCTTAGTTCCTGCTTTGGGTTTGTTATTTGGGTAcaactttgttaaaatttttgtgCTGCCTGTTCTTGTTTGTAAAATTGTTGCTATTGAAAGTGGGA CCAGTTTCTTAGCTCTGCCATTATTCAATTCTTTTTCACAGTCCAAGGCCGACTTAGCTTCTGTGGCTCCTTTTATAGTGGCCATGTATTCTGGATGTGAAATGTTACTGATCTTTCTGCTTTACAAGGCTAAGAAAAGATGTATTCTTATCatagaagataaaaggaaaaagaaatccccTGGCCAAACTGCATTACTGAATTCCCACTCTGAATGA